AATTTATCTGGGACACTCtgccgcttaattgggacaggagatagTTGTTGAACAGTtcctgtgttgcctttaaggcattagtttagtttattatattttcactttagtaattaatttgttatcattttctagttaaggttaagattgtttaaagtaaattcgttgtctgtgatatattacggcatgcgatgacgtcacacccggatTCGCCGCATCTTgagggaaaataccggtttggagaaacgggaaggagggggcttatgtaTGCAGGATCAGcatgagaaaagttttctttctatgcactagaaacattagtgaagcaacgtcgtaagttcatgagataatcgatatgttgaatttaaaatgttaacgctgattctgttaaaagtaatgacggttcataaagtttatgttttttgttatttaaagagttgcggatagtttgtgttgaaatgtatttaaagccagtcgatggcgtaggtagattctgactgtatgttgaaatttaatgtaatatagtggttgtagttttacttttgcaaatatttatgatgtaaatgtgatgttaagaaggaaacaaatactgtatatattttgtattgttttatcaacagttttcaccatacgttaatgtggaagagtgaacagtaaacggttaatcttactgggaccaccTCATagactggtttatgcttggtgtttagttcagagttcttttacacctgtgcgagaacactacatgtaacattacatttgctttccttattACCAGCTCAAGCTGCAAATTGACCTTTGGGGAAATCATTCACTAACACTCTTAAAGACCctgtgcatctctgatttttgaatttccaccccatttagaaactagtccttctaccaatgtgcatgatcaTATATTTCTCTACACTGCGTTCCATCTGCTGTTTCCTTGCCAATTCTCCCAATCAGTCgatatccttctgcagactccctcccCCCAACACTATCTACATCTCCACCTATTATTGTTTTGTCTGCAAAATATgtcacaatgccatcaattctctCATCCACATCATTAGCATCTCACATAATGAACCTAACACCAACCCTTGTGAAAAACCAGCAGCCAAATAGTAAATACCTCTTTAATCCCAATCTTACCCCACTGGAGTGCCCTTCCAGTTCAACACGGTCCCAGTGTTACAGGTTCCATCAGCCCCAAAAAGGCACCCAAATGTCCTATAAACCCATGTCCCTCTAACCTACACCATGATTTGAGCCACACATTAAATCTTATCTGCTCCATTTTACCTGGACTGGTACCTTCAAATACATGgcaccaaattccacagattcacccctctctgactaaagaaattgctcatcatctctgttctaaggaacctccttctattctgaggctgtgaactCTGGTCCAGACTCCCCCAATAAAGGCAACATCATTACCATGGGCGGCATGGTCGTGTagttgttagcacaatgcttcacagtaccagtgatctGGCTTCAACTCACGTCActaactgtaaggagtttgtacgttctccccatgactgcgtaggTTTTCTCCAGTTGCTcctgtttcctcacacagtccaaagatggtcttgagttggtaagttaattggtcgttgtgaattgccctgtgattaggcgagggttaaatcaggggattgctgggtgatgTGACTGAAgagctggaaggacctattctgcacagaatttcaataaataaagagataaatcttctccacattcactctaggcctttccatatttggtaggtttcaataagaaccctcctcattcttctaaactcccaacaagtacaggcccagagttatcaaatgCACCTCAAACATTAACCCTACAGTTCCTGAGATCATCCAGCAGGTACAGTGCTAGAGTTATCAAGTGCTCCTCATCCTTTAGTTTCTgagataattcttgtgaacctctcccATACTTTCACGGTTCCTGTTTGTTCGTCTTGTGACATCTGATCAGGTAAATCTTGGACTGTGTTTGGTGACCAGGAACACCAGCTGATTTAACTGTGGAATTCTATAGTAGCAATTCCTACCCAGAAGAATGAGCATTGAGATGAGGAGCTTAGAATATCTTGGCAGTTGCGAAGAAGAGTAAAAAATAAATTGGGAAAATGGTTAAGAATGTTAAGAAACTGGTCATCAGAACATAGACAACCTCGTCCCAAGGGATATTAACCTGAGATCTCTCTTGCAGGAATTAACTTCAGCAGTGGCGAGAGATGGAAGCAGCttcggagattcactctcagcacCTTGAGGAATTTTGGAATGGGGAAAAAGAGTGCTGAGGAGAGGATTCAGGAGGAAGCCCAGTTTCTGGTCACAAGTttcatggataagaaaggtttgtCACTACAGCACTAGAGGAACTGTCTTCTccacatattccttcatgccatgactaataaagaatctacccacctttgttttaaatatacccaattacctggcctccatagcccctgtggcaatgaattccacagactcaccattctaaaaaaattccttctcatctccattctaacagGATGTCCctgcattctgaggttgtgtcctctggtcccagactcttgCCACCccgtggtgaactatgtgcctgtctggacacgccccctgctgactgctcctgtggttcctgtggcccctgtataaaggcgatctgaggcctgacgctcggcctcagtctccaggtcatagtatgatggacactcactcctggttccttcttccagtcaataaaagccgatatctcgccttatgtctcagtgtgagttactgatggtgcatcaattttattgactggaagttttaaaacatggaaaccgttttacgtccggaaaggttggatttggaccctcaagaccctgacgcagctctcgcttttgaacactggcttgcatgcttccaatcgtacttggaggaggttcgtgcaaccaaacccgccgttatgcacagaatcctactctcgagggtcacccccaaagtttactccattatccgggacctgccgacctacgatggggcactggacgccctcaaaagacagtacctgcggccggtgaacaccatctacgcaagacatcgtttagctacccggcaacagcggcctggcgaatcgtgcgctgagtttctccgagcactacagacactcgtccgaccttgtgactgcaagatgctcatggcagaacagcatgcggagctgctggtgcgagacgcctttgtgacgggactgaggtcagtgtacatgcgccagcgtctgctggaaaatgccgaccttaccttaagctcggcgatggagacggccaacgctctggaagctgctttgcataatgctgacgctgtccagtcgcgcgattccccgccggttctgtggacacctcagaccccgccaccgccggctcccaggagcgaattcgccaacgccgctgccagtcgcgattccacgagctccccgaccctgaccacggcggtggcccgtcagaagcccgtgtgttatttctgcggccataaaaaacaccctcgacaacgctgtccagcgcgagaagcgacctgctccagctgcggaaagcggggccacttagccaaggtctgtaagtctcaacctcgagcggagtgcagcgttgcgggtgaaacgtgggggccgccatcttgcatgcccagatgtgggcggccatctttgtcgacgtcagcacgccccgcccccgaccctcggatgcttaccgggtaccccggatgtgagcggccatctttgtcgacgtcagcacgccccgcccccgacgctccgatgcttaccgggtaccccggatgtgagcggccatctttgtcggcgtcagcacgccccgcccccgaccctcggatgctgactgggtaccccggatgtgagcggccatctttgtcgacgtcagcatgccccgcccccggccctccgatgctgaccgggtaccccgacggcgattcaactctggccactgtaactctcgaccaaagcgccccacaccagcttgcaaggtccatgatggacatccaggtggaggggcacaggactagatgcctgtttgacacgggcagcactgggagttttattcacccggacacagtgcaacgctgcggactcgcaacgcggcccgtaagtcggaggttccatttggcttctgggtcgcagtccacagacatccgggcgggttgtgtagcgacattggtggtgcaaggcacagaatatcggaactttgagctgctggtcatgcctaatctgtgcgcacctgtgctattggggctggacttccagagccatctcgaaagtgtgactatgatatatgacgggcccctcccaccactcactgtcaggaatcctcagttttgtgggacttctttacataccccgctactgaccacacacacacacacgggcacacacatcccatccagaaccaggccgacagctgcgctactgacaccacttgcagcctctccactctcaaggtccctcccccaccgctgttcgccaacctgacccctgactgtaagcctgtggcaaccaaaagcaggaggtacagcgcgggggacagggccttcattcagtcggaggtgcagcggctgctcagggaggggatcattgagctaagctcaagcccttggagggcccaggtggttgttgttcggaccgggcagaaaaataggatggtggtggactatagtcaaaccatcaataggtttacgcagcttgacgcataccccctaccccgcatcacggatatggtcaaccagattgctcagtacaaggtgtactcgacaatagatctgaaatccgcgtatcaccagctccccatctgcccagaggaccgcccctacaccgccttcgaggcaggcggcaggctctatcacttcctgcgcgtccccttcggtgtcacgaatggtgtctctgtcttccagagggaaatggaccggatggtggaccagtaccaactgcaggccacatttccctatctggataacatcaccatctgtggtcacgacagaccagatcacgacgccaacctccaacgatttctccaagtggccgcagctctgaaccttacttataacagggacaagtgtgtgtttggaaccacccgccttgctatacttgggtatgtcgtggaaaacggggttactggccctgatcccgaacgtatgtgccccctgttagaactccctcttcccaccactctcaaggccctcagatggtgcctgggtttttttcctattacgcccaatgggtcccccattacgcagacaaggcacgccccctggtcaagtgtacctcgtttcccctctctgctgaggcctgcgcggccttcaactgcattaaagaggacattgccaaagctacgatgcatgccgtggacgagaccgctcccttccaagtggagtgtgatgcctccaattttgctctggctgctaccctcaatcaggaaggcagaccagtagcattcttttctcgcaccctccaaggctctgaaattcggcactccgcggtggagaaagaagcccaggccatagtggaggctgttaggcactggaggcactatcttgctggcgaaAGGTTCACCTTgttgaccgaccagcgctcggttgcgttcctgttcagcaaccaacagcggggcaaaatcaaaaatgataagattttgcggtggagaatagaactttccacctacacctatgatatcctgtaccggcctggcagactcaatgagccccctgatgccctatcccggggaacatgtgctagcacacagctcgaccagctgtacacccttcatgcacaactttgccatccgggggttacccgattttaccattttgtgaaaactcggaacctgccatactccctggaggacatcaggacgatgaccagggactgccaaatttgcgctgagtgcaaaccgcacttctaccgtcctgacacggcacaacttgtcaaggccacccgcccttttgaacgactgagtgttgactttaagggcccccttccctccactgaccgcaatgtctattttctcagtgttatcgacgagtactcacggttcccctttgccatcccctgccccgacaccactgatCTTTCTAAGATCATTCTCTGTCAtaattttaatttattatttagaaataaCAGTGCGGAACAGGACCTTTGGGCTCAAGGAACTGCACAGCCCAGATACTGggctaatcgcaggacaatttactatgTCCAATTAATAGCATCTTAGATCTGTACAgcaaaaaacaggccctttggcctttcTCATCTGTACTGGTACATTTAAACTGCCGATTCACACAGACTTGCACCCGGACCTTAGCCCTCAGTAACCCTGACCACACAGGTAcctatccaaggttctcttaaatgttgaaattcaaCTTGCaagcaccacttgcgctggcagttcattccacactcttctgaccctctgaataaagaagtttcctctcgcgttccctttaaacttttcacctttcactcttaaccaatGACATgtaattgtagtcccacccaatctcagggTAAAATTCtattcacatttttttctatCTATATCTCTGATGATTTTCTAtatctctattaaatctcctctcaatcttctacgtttcaAAAACTAATTCCTAACCTATtgaatctttccatataactctggtcctccagttctggcaacatgcttgtaattTTCTCTAACTTGTTCAATCATAATTATATCTTtactgtaggtaggtaaccagaactgtatgcagtacgtCATGTTAGGCCTCACTGACATCTTATTCAACTTGAACATAACATCTcagctcctgtattcaatactttgatttatgaaggccaatgtgccaaaagcttttttacAACCCTGTTCACATTTGCCACCAGTTTAGATGAATTCtcagctccctctgttctactaacCTACCATCCCATATGTCTTCgggctgtgggagaaaaccagagcacccagtggaaacccaagCCATTGAGAAGGTAGCACTGAGTATCCCGTACGCTGATGTTACTTCCACGATGCTGCCTGAGAAGAGTGTTCCAGAACGTGACAATGAACGTGGGTATCGCGGCTGAGAtacctctctaccaaaggaggtgtaagggatgggagccatgggaacaggtggtggttGGTCgtaggagcagctggtgcattcacaagtcctggttatgcaaccactgacaccaggcagacaatgtcTGAAAaatattgatcatggctgggTTCACCaatcttgtaaagacgctgcccaaaAGTAGGCAATGACAACCAGTTCTGCAGAAGaatctgccaagaacaattaCTGCGAAGGGACCATGATTGCCTATATCATATAACATGTCACATAATGAAGATGTTGATGAAGGAATACTGATATACTGTATATCCAAGCATCTGTGCAATGAATGGAAGGACACTAGGGAGTGTGGTGGAATAGAAGgacctcagattcagattcatcacgtgaacattgaaacatactgtgaaatgtgtaATTGGTGCGAACAGCCAATACACCCAAGGATGAgctggggcagtctgcaagtgttgccacacattccgacACTAACATGTCCGCAATGTTCCACAGGACAACAAAACTAGACACCAGCAAAATGTGCCCTAGGAGTGCAAAgagtcctgataaagagtcttggcacaaaatgtccactatttattcctttccatagatttccatagatgctgcctgacctgctgatttccctcagcatagtgtgtgtgtgtgtgtgtgtgtgtgtgtgtgtgtgtgtgtgtgtgtgtgtgtgtgtgtgtgtgtgtgtgtgtgtgtgtgtgtgtgtgtgtgtgtgtgcgtgtgttgctctggttttccaggTTTGCAAATTCTCTCGTGTCTAGGAATACAAgtacatagttcattgaaagctgCATCAAAGGTGGACAAGGTAGTCAAGAAAGTTCAAATTTAAATCGATTCTGGAGAAGATGTTGCCAACCTGTAGTGACTgaggtctgtaagtgaggaaatcgaggatccactTGGAGGAGTTTCTTCACCAACATCTGATGGTATTTGTAATAGTTGAGTATCTACATGAAGTGCTGCCACAGAGACaaagatcaaagtacatacatgtcaccatatacaaccttcaatttcattttcttgtggcatgCTCAATaaaaaatctatagaataataaccataacagaaccagcgaaagactgcaccaacttgggtgatcaaccagagtacagaagacagCAATCTGTGCCAATTCAGAAATAAAGAAATTATACaacaaataaataagaaataaatattgtgAGCATGAAATGAAGATTGCTTGatagtgagtccattggttgtagaAACATTttagtgatagggcaagtgaagttgagtgaagttgttccCCTTGGTACAAACGCCTGATGGTTGAacgataataactgttcctgaacttggcgaTGTGAGTACAGAAGCTCACACACTAGCCTTTATTAGTCAGGTcattgagtattggagttgggatATTGTAAAGGGGGTTGATCAGACCCATAACACCCAAACAATTCGAATGTCCAGGAAATGGGGTAATAAACACACAAGCACAATGAAGTAACTTAAACCTTATATTATCATAAAATAGAAGGCACAAATATACTAGAGTTTATAATAAGTAATAAGTCATGAAGATTCCATGAAGATTTCAGTGCTCATGATTCTTAGTCACCACTTATTGTCACTGTTGTTGGGGGAAACCAAATTGCAACTTGTGAAATCAACCTGGGTCCTCAACACCAATTGCAACTTCCTTGGTCTAGCTGAAGTCCCACAAACTGAGGGTAAGGTCTCCTAATAAATAAAGAGAGACATATAGAGATAGGCAAACTCTTCAATTGTTTATTCTCATGCCACTAAATCACATGGTTTTGAAAGGAGTTACACAAGCTTTGAGACACAGAGACAAATGACTTCTTTGGTCTTTTGTTCCCATGTGTTAGTACCTGAGGCCAGGAAAGAATCCAGCCACTATCAGCAAACATTTGACATTAACAAACCTACAGCATTTAACTTGTGCAGACACTTTATATGCTGCAAGCTCTCAAGGAGTTGAAGTGTCACTTGGAACTGTTTAGATTTTCATCCAGTATTTAATAAAATTTGAAGCAACACAGATATTATATCACAGGTGTATAAGTTGTTAGGGCCGTCACACTTGGAGGACAgtttacagttttggtcaccttgttataggaaagacatgtttcaactggaaagagtgtagagaattGTTATGGGATATGGCCAGGACTAGAGGGGGTGAGTATGGGGAGAGAGTAACCCGTCTAGGCTTTGTTCTTTGGAAGACTGGTGAATGAGAGGAGACCCTATGGAACGGAGAACAAAATGTTCAAAATATCAAAACCTCAAAGCCCCCCCTTCCCTCACATGCATTAGCAAAAGTATCAACCCCACAGCACTCACCTCACCAGCAACAGGCTTTAGCTGGTTGAAGCTGTGACAATGTTAAATCTTCAGCTACtgtccattttaaatatattgtttataactgcaagatcctgttggacattACAAACTTAAAGTGGCGCACGTCTGCCCCATCAGTGAGTTGATggttggtggagaaactgaaggagctggacttgctgCAGATTGTGATACTGCTTGCATCAGAGAGGCTTTGGAGGAGTTGGTGAGTGAAGGAGGTGTGcagtgatcgcaagaccctttcggacattgttaatgtgaaatgctgcaagtccgattcactgATTTACTGGGAGACAGCAGGGGCAGACGGCAGAGCAGCCGCATGGCCTCGGTCatagtgaggactaggcctcaagccgcgGTGTCACCTGCTTTACAGCTGCTCGCAGAGAGGCGTTGagctggtgggggagaggggggcagTTTGGAGAGGTTACCGGGCTGGGTCAGTGTTGCCCCCCCAGTGTTCAATTCCAGTTTTAGgtattgatttattgagattACAGTGTGGAATGGGCCCTTCCAGACTTTGAGCTGAGCCACCAGCAATCCCCGagttaatcacgggacaatttactcTGACCAATTTACCTATCtacaggtacatctttggactgaagaaggaaaccagagaacccagaggaaacccacacagtcacagagagaacgtacaaactccttacaggcagtggcaggaattcaaTCTAGAGTGCCTCTATTGTAAATTGTCGTgttaaccattatgctactgtgctgtcccATAATTAGACCATgaggcatgggagcagaattggatCATTTGGCtcaacaagtctgctccaccattccatcatggctgatttattatccctctcaactacattctcctgccttctctccatggcCTTTGACTAATcggcctccactttaaatatacccaagaacCTGGCATcctcagccacctgtggcaacaaattccacagattcaccacgctctggctaaagaaaatccttctcatctcagttctaaatggatgtctcacTATCCTGAGGCTTCATctttggtcctggactctccaaccacaggaatcatcctatccacatccacgctgacttggcctttcaatattcaacaggtttcaatgagattcccccttcattcttctaaactccaatgagtacaggcccagacccacTTAATGCTGctcaaaccctttcattcctgcttCCTTGGGTAGGCAACTTGCTGAGTCAGCACGGATAAAATGGGCTTCCGATCTGTATAACCCTAGGATAATCCCAGGATTTAGAATGGGGAAATCAGCTCCAATTTATTTAGTGGAGTTGGATCACCTTACAAAACTATCAATGCATTAAATCCTTGATACAATCTCCATTCCCATTAATGATTctaacaggatcagaatcaggtttaatgtcactaatgtacgctgtgaaatttgttattttgtgacagCAGGAGTCACAGTGTGGGCAATTATGAAACTGACCTTAAACTTACTCATGACATTTCCTCCAGTGACCCAGCTTTACATTCTACCAAACTGGAGTCTATCTGATGAGACAACCGCATCATATCCAAAACTCACCCaatataggtaacatcctctacATGTCaacaatatttggtaggtttcaatgagaccataAGTCTTAAGAGTAGAATCAGGTCAttcaggccatcgagtctgctctgtcattctgtaataacagatttattatccctctgaagcccattctcctgccttctcgccataacctttggtgccctgactaatcaagaatctattaacctctgctttagaacatagaatgtttttgacaagaacaggctGTCTGTCCCAACAAAGCTTCCCAAGTTCCTATTCACATAGTGTGCTGAAATAACTATCCAGTTTAGATTTGGAAGTATCTCAGGTACGACTCTCAACTACtactaggtagtttgttccatgtgccACAACTCGCTGTGTAAATAAGTGCTTCATGATGTTTGTCTGAAATCTCTCTTTAACCAGTCTCCACAAATTACCCTGTGTCCTCATTGATGGATTCATTCTGAAATGGCAGCTGGACTGCCGTCCACCTTATTTATACCCTAAAAGATATTGA
The nucleotide sequence above comes from Hypanus sabinus isolate sHypSab1 chromosome 11, sHypSab1.hap1, whole genome shotgun sequence. Encoded proteins:
- the LOC132402257 gene encoding uncharacterized protein LOC132402257 isoform X1, yielding METVLRPERLDLDPQDPDAALAFEHWLACFQSYLEEVRATKPAVMHRILLSRVTPKVYSIIRDLPTYDGALDALKRQYLRPVNTIYARHRLATRQQRPGESCAEFLRALQTLVRPCDCKMLMAEQHAELLVRDAFVTGLRSVYMRQRLLENADLTLSSAMETANALEAALHNADAVQSRDSPPVLWTPQTPPPPAPRSEFANAAASRDSTSSPTLTTAVARQKPVCYFCGHKKHPRQRCPAREATCSSCGKRGHLAKVCKSQPRAECSVAGETWGPPSCMPRCGRPSLSTSARPAPDPRMLTGYPGCERPSLSTSARPAPDAPMLTGYPGCERPSLSASARPAPDPRMLTGYPGCERPSLSTSACPAPGPPMLTGYPDGDSTLATVTLDQSAPHQLARSMMDIQVEGHRTRCLFDTGSTGSFIHPDTVQRCGLATRPREMDRMVDQYQLQATFPYLDNITICGHDRPDHDANLQRFLQVAAALNLTYNRDKCVFGTTRLAILGYVVENGVTGPDPERMCPLLELPLPTTLKALRWCLGFFPITPNGSPITQTRHAPWSSVPRFPSLLRPARPSTALKRTLPKLRCMPWTRPLPSKWSVMPPILLWLLPSIRKADQ